GCTTCCAACTTCTTTTGTCCCAACTCAGAATCAGGTCCTGTAGAACGTGCCATTAACACAACCCTCCGCGAAACTGCAATTATCTGATAAGTTCGCGGAATTTTCTGGATCTCCTGCAACGCCACAAAACTTTTTCTCGCGACAACGAAAAACCGTCCCAACCCCACAAACCTTATGTCAAAACCTCAGGGTGACATAGACAAAAACAGGTGGGCTTTCTACCAACCCACCTGGACAAGGAGCGTCTGAACATTCCAGCCCAGACCTATTGGTTCTGCACCGCTTCGATCAAGGCCAGGATGTTTTCCTCGGGGGTATCCCCGGTGATACCGTGGGTGGGTGAGACGATGTAGCCACCGTCTTTGCCGATGTCTGCGATCATCTGGGCCACCAGCTCTTTGATCTCCTTCGACGTCAGGAAGGGTAGCGCCCGCTGGGTGCTGATTCCGCCAAAGAAGGTCAAGTGCTGGCCATAGAGCCGTTTCATTTCCTTTACATCCATGATCTCCGGCTGGAAGGTATTAAAGATATCGAGGCCAATCTCGATCAGCTCCGGGAACAACTCCTGAACGTCACCGCAGGAATGTACGATCACGTATTTCCCTGCCCCTTTGGCCTTGGCAAACATTGCCGCCATGCGGGGCTTGATGAATTTCCGCCAATAATCAATCCCCATGATCAGGCCCCTTTGCTGGCCCCAATCATCCCCAAAATAGATGGCATCGATCTCATATTCTAAAGCCCGCTCGATGAGGCCAAGGTTGAACTCCAGGATGGCATCGAGCAGTTCGTGCACGAAAGAAGGGTTCAAAACCATGTCCATCAAGAGGTTTTCCATGCCATACAGGGTCCAAGCTCGTTCGAACATGGAAAAGCCAATGTTAAAGCTGCGAAAGCAGTCGGGCGCCCGCTGAGCAAATTCCCCGGGTTGCAGGGGAAAGGGAATAGTCTTCGGATCCGGAAAACGGTATGTACCCAGGGACCCGTCCTTGATCTGGTACTCCTTCACGACCCCGATGCTTTTGTCCCGGGACCGATCCCAGACCACGCCGAAGATGTCTCGGTACAAGTCCGGCCCCACCTCTTCAAACCGGTCGGCACCGAAGCTGGCGATATGGTTCCCTATCTTCTCCGTAAATGCGGGATCCTTTAGGTAGTCAACCATCTTGGCATGGGCTTCTATGGTGAAACCGATCTGCCACGGTATCATGTCCGGCTGCCTATGGGATAGTGTCGTAAACATCCGTTCTCTTCTTGTCATCGGCCGCCCCCCCTTTGCTCAATTTCTATTGTAAGCCCAATAGGGACCCCCAAACACTGGAATTTCTTTCGAATTACTGTCCGATCTTTTGACACCCCAGACCACCACCGCCGAAGGTTTCCAAAGAGCCTGAAGACCTTTCCAAGCCAAGTTACGCCCCTGCTAGCTTCGGTCCAGTGCTTTCCCGGAACACGAGTTCCGCTTGAAATACGGGGACCTCCTCGGGGATATCCTCACCGCGCATCATCGCCAAACACAGCTCCGCTGCGCTCCGCCCGATGGCCGCAATGGGGATCCGTGCTGTAGTCAAAGCCGGGGAAACGGGCACCTGTCCCGGCAGGTGTTCAAACCCGAACACCGAAACGTCGTCAGGGACCCGCTTTCCCGCCCCTTGCAGGGCATAGATGGCATAGGCGCCATACATATCGTTGTGGGCCAGGAGCGCCGTTGGCGGTTCGGCCAACCTCCAATACCCGTCCAAAGCCTGGCCGCAGTCCTCGGGACGGGGCACATGTTGGATTAGTTCGTCGGCAGGTTCGATACCGGCCTCGGTCAAAGCTTTCCACCAACCCTGGTACCGGGCGCTAAGCTTAGTGGCCTCCCGGGCCATGGGCGAAAGAAAACCAATACGCCGGTGTCCTAGGGCGATGAGATGCTCTGTCGCCTCCCGATAGGCGCTCTCCACGTCGAGGAGCACTGTTGTAAAGGGAGCGTCCACCTTCGTTTCTGAAATCACCACAACGGCCTTCCCCTGCTCCCGGACCGCTTCCAGCAGCTCTAACACCGCCGGCCGGGAGCTGAGGTTCACCACGATGATCCCATCCACAGTCAGTCGTCGGAAGGACCGCAAGTTCTCCAACTGGTTGTCGGGACTTAGATCGTCGTTCAGCACAATGGGCACCCATCTGTTGGCGTTCAGCTTCATCTGTAGAGCATGGATCAAATAGCCGTAGTAAGGATTGATCAGGCTATTTACATTGATCCCCACCAGATAGCTGCAGCCGCTGCGCAATCCTCGGGCCAGAAGGTTCGGCTCATAGCCAAGGTCTTTGACCATCTTCAGGACGCGCTTTCCCGTCTGGGGGGCCACCCCTTTGTCGTTGTTCAGGACCCGGGAGACGGTCATATGGGACACGCCTACCGCCCGGGCAATGGTATGAAGATTCAGCTTGTCCGACATAAGACTCGCGGGCAAAAGACCCACTCTTCACCCCATTCTGAAATCTGTTTGTCCACGACACTTGCCCTAGATGCTCAGGGCAAAAGCAAAGGGCAGACGGAATTTGCTCCATTATACCACATGCCTGCCAGGATCTGTCACCCAACAGGGTTTACGCCGGCGCAAGAAGGAAAAACGACATGGGGAGAGCCCGCAGGCTGCCCAGACGTGCCGATGGGCAGCGTTACCTAGGTTCTCCATCTTCACGCAATCCCAATTGCAGGACTGTCTTCCGCCTTGACCTAGGATTGCAAGCCAAAGCGTACAAGGCCCGCCAGGCCGTGAACCGGGCAGGTCTTGCAAGTTCCGCATCTTTGCTTACTCTCCCCTGCGAACGACCAGGCCCTCACCGGTCAACTTGTAGCTTTCCGTGGCCTGTAGAATCACCTGGGTATCGACAAACACCGGACGGTGTGAGCGACTTGCTCTCATCGTCCCCAGCCGTAAGCACGATCCAACCGTGAGCCCGGCCAGGCTGGAAAGATGCGCCGCCACGCCAATCTCGTCGCCACCCAAAGCAACCTTGCTCAAGTCACCAAACTAGCGCGACGGCCGCCTCCCGATAGATTGGCCCGGTCCCCCGCATCTTGGCACGGGCGATCCGGGTTTCCTTTGCGAAGAAATACTTGGTGAACCCCCCATAACCCTCCGGCTCCTTTGCCCCTGCAGCGATCCCCGGGCAAACCCCATGCCGCAGCTGCTGGGTGCGCCCGGCTTATTTACCGGGGGGCCGCTAGGGAGTACTGGCGGTTGGTATCGCCTCGGGCAGTCGTATTGCCGAACCAGGGTCCGTGGAACATCACCGCCACCCACCCATTGATAGACGTCGTCCGTGGGCCTTCTCGCCCAGATCCGCTTATTGTGTTAAGGTTAACACACAGAGCTGACCAGGTCTGTCAGCCAACCGGCTGGGGCTATGCTTGTCAGATTCTCCTGCGGAACCTAGACTGCTAGTCCCAGGGCCGACACTGCGCCGCCCGATTGAGGGATCGACGTAGTCATCTTGGGGGAACAAGGACTTCCCGATCCCGAAGACATCTACCTGCTTACGCTTCTCTAGACAGCAGGCTTCGAGATACTGGGGATACGAGCTGTCACAAACCACCCCAGTCGCGGCCTTGCCACCGATGATATCCACAGTCCCGCTCTTCATCGACCTTACTCTGTTTCCTATGCCACGCCCACCCAAAGTACACCTTGCCAATGGCGGCGTTGCCATCGACAATTCACCACGCATCTGGTTGTCGCAATACATCCCGGTCATGGTCTCGGCCCGGGAGGGGCCCCACGCTGGATTCTGGGCATAGCAAGCATCGACAACGTGGGCCTCCCGGGCCAGGGCATCAACGCGCCGTATCCGCACTGCCTGATCGCCGTCGAAACCTCGGGATCTATCTCTTAACTGTTCCGCAGCAATGAGCAACTATGTTCGCCGCTTGCATTCTTTTTCATCGCATCGGTCCTCTTTTAACGGGCCTACCCTTTTAGGCGGACTTCGTTGGCCGCCTCGATCATCGCCAGATACCCGGCGACAGGCACATAATTGGGAATCGAGTTCCCTGAGCCAAGGGCGAAACCACCGTGGCCCTTGGCCTGGGCAATAACCTCTTTTACATAGGCCTTAATCTCCTGTTCGCTCCGCTGGCAGAGCACGTCGGTATCCACGCCGCCGAAGTTGCCAATCAAGTGCCCGTATCTCTCCACCCAGACGCTGAAGGGCGCGATCACGTCTTCATTGGAGTGCTTGGCATGGGTTGTCAACACATTTCCGGACATTCAGTTAAGCGACACCCTTCGCAACCCTCTCGGTGTAGAGGTTCAACCATTCGATAGGACTAAGATATCCAAGTCGTTTTTGTACCCGACGCGTGTTGTA
This region of Bacillota bacterium genomic DNA includes:
- a CDS encoding LacI family transcriptional regulator, encoding MSDKLNLHTIARAVGVSHMTVSRVLNNDKGVAPQTGKRVLKMVKDLGYEPNLLARGLRSGCSYLVGINVNSLINPYYGYLIHALQMKLNANRWVPIVLNDDLSPDNQLENLRSFRRLTVDGIIVVNLSSRPAVLELLEAVREQGKAVVVISETKVDAPFTTVLLDVESAYREATEHLIALGHRRIGFLSPMAREATKLSARYQGWWKALTEAGIEPADELIQHVPRPEDCGQALDGYWRLAEPPTALLAHNDMYGAYAIYALQGAGKRVPDDVSVFGFEHLPGQVPVSPALTTARIPIAAIGRSAAELCLAMMRGEDIPEEVPVFQAELVFRESTGPKLAGA
- a CDS encoding uroporphyrinogen decarboxylase; the encoded protein is MTRRERMFTTLSHRQPDMIPWQIGFTIEAHAKMVDYLKDPAFTEKIGNHIASFGADRFEEVGPDLYRDIFGVVWDRSRDKSIGVVKEYQIKDGSLGTYRFPDPKTIPFPLQPGEFAQRAPDCFRSFNIGFSMFERAWTLYGMENLLMDMVLNPSFVHELLDAILEFNLGLIERALEYEIDAIYFGDDWGQQRGLIMGIDYWRKFIKPRMAAMFAKAKGAGKYVIVHSCGDVQELFPELIEIGLDIFNTFQPEIMDVKEMKRLYGQHLTFFGGISTQRALPFLTSKEIKELVAQMIADIGKDGGYIVSPTHGITGDTPEENILALIEAVQNQ